In the genome of Raphanus sativus cultivar WK10039 chromosome 4, ASM80110v3, whole genome shotgun sequence, one region contains:
- the LOC108849492 gene encoding probable transcription factor PosF21 — MDKEKSPAPCGGRLPPPSPSGRCSPFSDMSRMLEHPPKKIGHRRAHSEILTLPDDLSFDFDLGLVGNGSGTNADVPSFSDDTEGGGDLLSMYLDMDKFNSSTATSSSAAQVGEPSGTAWKNELVVTHTGSTSSNHQNSSFGERPRVRHQHSHSMDGSLSISEMLMSGNEDDAKKSISAAKLAELALIDPKRAKRIWANRQSAARSKERKTRYIFELERKVQTLQTEATTLSAQLTLLQRDANGLSVENNELKLRLQTMEQKVHLQDELNEALKEEIQHLKVLTGQVAAPNGASSAMNYGSFGSNQQLYSNNHQSMQTMLAAQQLQQLQIHSQKQQQQEFQFQQQQQFLHHRLRQQEQQNGIAEMEKTE; from the exons ATGGATAAAGAGAAATCTCCAGCACCTTGTGGAGGTCGTCtccctcctccatctccttcagGTCGCTGCTCACCCTTCTCAGATATGAGCCGTATGCTCGAACACCCACCTAAGAAGATCGGACACCGTCGAGCTCACTCAGAGATCCTCACTCTCCCTGATGACTTGAGCTTTGATTTTGATCTTGGTTTGGTTGGTAATGGTAGTGGTACTAATGCTGATGTGCCTTCTTTCTCTGATGACACTGAAGGAGGTGGGGACTTGCTGTCTATGTATCTCGATATGGATAAGTTTAATTCTTCTACTGCTACTTCTTCTTCGGCGGCTCAAGTGGGTGAGCCGTCAGGAACCGCTTGGAAAAACGAGTTGGTGGTGACGCATACAGGCTCAACTTCTTCTAATCATCAGAACAGTAGTTTTGGGGAAAGGCCAAGAGTTAGGCATCAGCACAGTCACTCTATGGATGGATCATTGAGCATCAGTGAAATGCTTATGTCTGGAAATGAAGATGATGCTAAGAAGTCCATCTCTGCTGCTAAACTTGCTGAGCTTGCTCTCATCGATCCAAAACGTGCTAAGAG GATATGGGCAAACAGGCAGTCAGCGGCAAGGTCAAAGGAAAGGAAGACGAGATACATATTTGAGCTTGAGAGAAAAGTACAGACTTTGCAAACTGAAGCTACAACTCTCTCTGCCCAGCTTACTCTCTTGCAG AGAGACGCAAATGGTTTGAGTGTTGAAAACAATGAGCTGAAACTGAGGTTGCAAACAATGGAGCAGAAAGTTCACTTACAGGATG AACTAAACGAAGCTCTTAAGGAGGAAATCCAGCATCTGAAAGTGTTGACTGGCCAAGTTGCTGCCCCAAACGGTGCATCATCAGCAATGAACTATGGGTCGTTTGGATCAAACCAGCAATTATATTCCAACAATCATCAGTCAATGCAGACGATGTTAGCCGCACAACAGCTCCAGCAGCTGCAGATTCATTCACAGAAACAACAACAGCAGGAGTTTCAGTTTCAACAGCAGCAGCAGTTTCTGCATCATCGCCTTCGACAGCAAGAACAACAAAATGGAATTGCGGAGATGGAGAAAACAGAATGA